The genomic region CGCCGACAGGTGAATAATTTACGACATGCCACCAACAGCGAATTGCTGTGCGAAGCATTTCTTCATGCCTTTACCGGTCAACCTTTACCTGACGATGTTGACCTGCGTAAAGAGCGTAGCGATGAAATACCCGAAGGCGCAAAAGCTATTATGCGCCAGATGGGCGTTGACCCGGACACCTGGGAATACTGACATTTCCGTCCAGTGCCATGTGCTCCACCAGTCTAAGCGTGGGATGCCGCTCTCATTGAGGGCGGCATTGCTTCAGCCCTGACGAAATGAACCACAAACTTTTTCCCGGTGCCTGTCGCTCTCCTTTACGGCAGGTTAAGTGAAATGAACGATTTGACACGCCCGTAGCAGACGCTGACTGTAACAACGCGCCGTTTATCTAAGCGGCTTTAATTTCGTTTCGCAGGCGCGCACATATAACCGTGAAAACGCGTCTCTGCTTGTTTGTAAGATACAAATCCAACGGCGCCAGAGCCAGGCCAAAGCATATTGCTGACCACTCACCCAGGATACGGTTTTAAGTTAGCAGTAAAAATCCTCTTTTGTTCAAGACTGCCTTGCTTGCGCCCAATTCAAACAAACTAACCACTCTGCCGATAACTCTCTGCTTGTGCTGCCTGAATCCAGAGGCAACACCTGCTGACAGGCACATCCACAGATAATGGTGCCGAATGAGCAATAAAAAACCCAGCCTGAGCTGGGTTTTTATCACATCCGAAACGTAAACCTTTTCTGGCTATTAGTTTATTTTTTGCTGCCAGGCAGGCTGAAACGCTTGTTGAAGCGATCAACACGACCACCGGTAGCTACATCGCGCTGTTTGCCGGTATAGAAAGGGTGGCAGCTGCCACACACGTCCAAGTTCAGGTCGTGACCCACGGTTGAGCGGGTTTTGATTTCGTTACCGCAAGAACATTTAGCAGTAACGTCAACGTAATTTGGGTGAATACCTTTTTTCATGGGAAACCTCAGTTAAGGCCGTGTCGCTCTCCCATGCCAGGAAAAACCTGCACAGGCACCACACGAAAATTAAAAAATTCAGGTGTACGTGATACTATAAAAAGGTATCAACGGCGGCGAATTATACAGAAATTAACCGACCACTGCAATCGAATCAGCACATTCGGGGCATGACAGTGTACACTATCCTGCTGATTATTTCATCCGGTTGAATTCATGCGCGTTGTTCAGGTCGCATTGCCTATTCCTCTTGCACGCAGCTTTGATTATCTGTTGCCGCCACATCTGTCTGTTGCCACCACAGGCGTACGGGTCAGCGTGCCTTTTGGCACGCGTAAGGCGACAGGCATTGTGGTCTCCATCACCGAACACAGCGACCTGCCTTCTGAACAACTCAAAACCGTCGACGACGTACTGGACAACCGCTCACTCTTCTCCCCCTCTCTCTGGCGTATCCTGTTATGGGCCGCCGATTATTATCATTACCCGCTGGGGGAAGTACTGTTTCATGCCATTCCTGTTCTGCTTCGTCAGGGCAAACCCGCCCAAGAAGCCCCACTTTGGCAGTGGTATATCAGTGAAACAGGGAAGGCAACCGCACCAGAGAGCCTGAAACGCACGCCAAAACAACAAAAAGCACTGGCCGTACTGCGTCAGAAAAATCTCTGGCGGCATGAAGTTCGCCAGCATGACATTAGCGATACCGTGCTGCTGTCGCTACGTGCGAAAGGGCTGTGTGATTTGCAGCCAGCACAAATCACGCGCGAGGACTGGCGCAGCAATTACAGCGTAAAAGGTGAACGACTCCGGCTGAACACGGAGCAGGCAACAGCGGTTGGCGCAATCCGTAGTGAAGATAACCAGTTCACTGCATGGTTACTGGCTGGCATTACTGGCTCCGGCAAAACAGAGGTCTATCTTAACGCACTGGAGAATATACTGGCAAAAGGCAGTCAGGCTTTGGTGTTAGTACCAGAGATTGGCCTTACACCACAAACCATTGCTCGCTTCCGCGAACGTTTTAACGCACCGATTGATGTTCTGCACTCTGGACTCAATAACAGTGAACGGCTGGCGGTATGGCTTCGCGCGTATAACGGTGAAACGGCGATCGTTATTGGCACACGCTCGGCCCTGTTCACTCCCTTTGCCCGTCTGGGCGTCATTATTATCGATGAAGAACATGATAGCTCTTACAAGCAGCAGGAAGGCTGGCGTTATCAGGCACGCGATCTGGCAGTATTCCGGGCGCAACAGGAAAATATTCCTGTTGTTATGGGCACGGCAACGCCTGCACTGGAAACATTGCAGAATGTCAAACTGGGCAAATACCGGCAATTAAACCTCTGTAAACGTGCGGGGAATGCGTGTCAGGCAACACAGCAGCTTATTGACCTGAAAGGTGTCAAGCTGGAGGGCGGCCTGTCCCCGATGCTGCTCAGAAAAATCGGCCTGCATCTGAAAGCAGGCAATCAGGTATTGTTGTTTTTGAACCGACGTGGTTTCTCTCCCGCCATGCTATGCCATGAATGCGGCTGGATTGCAGAATGTCAGCGATGCGACCGTTATTACACGCTCCACCAGCATCAACGCCAGCTGCGCTGTCACCATTGCGACAGTCAACGACCTGTTCCACATCAGTGTCCGCAATGTGGTTCCACACACCTTATGCCCGTCGGGCTGGGTACCGAACAGCTGGAACAAAACCTTAGCCAGCTTTTTCCCGACGTGCCGCTGACTCGTATCGATCGTGACACCACCAGCCGTAAAGGAGCACTTGAACAGCAGCTGGCCGATGTCAACCGGGGTGGCTCACGTATTCTGGTGGGTACACAAATGTTGGCTAAGGGGCATCATTTTCCTGACGTTACACTGGTGTCGCTACTGGATGTGGATGGCGCGCTTTTTTCGGCTGATTTTCGCTCGGCAGAGCGATTCGCCCAGCTGTATACCCAGGTTGCAGGGCGCGCTGGCAGAGCCGGTAAACAGGGGGAAGTATTATTACAAACCCATCACCCGGATCATCCATTATTGCAAACGTTATTGCATCAGGGCTATGACGCCTTTGCGCAACAGGCACTGACTGAACGCAAAACCGTTTTTCTGCCACCCTTTACCAGTCATGCTCTGTTCCGTTCGGACGATCATGACAATCAACAGGCTCCCCTGTTTCTGCAGCAGTTACGAAATCTGCTGGAGACCAGCCCACTGAAAGATGATGCGTTCTGGTTGATGGGGCCGATTCCCGCAATACAGCCGAAACGCAGTGGACGTTATCGCTGGCAGCTGCTTCTCCAACACCCTTCACGCGGGCATTTACAGCGCCTGATAAAATTGACGCTTCCACTGATGAGCACATTGCCACAGGCCAAAAAAGTGAAGTGGACATTAGATGTTGATCCAACTGAAAACTGAGACTTTTTTAACCATACAAAATCCTTGCGAGTACGCTCGAAAAAAGTCGCACAAGCCACAATTTTTATGCAGATTAATTTACGTTATCCGCTAGCATCTGTGCGTTGTCTTAAGACGGTGAAAGGCAGACCGATATGCGTGCTGCTGCTACCAAAATGATAATTGTCAGGTCAGCACGGGCTGGCGTCAGGGAGAAAAACGTTGGAGCAGAATCAAGAGGCGTCGGGTGCCACCATGAGGGATGTGGCGAAAAAAGCGGGCGTATCCACGGCAACCGTTTCACGCACGCTGATGAACCCGGACAAAGTCTCCGCCGCCACACGACAAAAAGTTGAAGAGGCGGTCATTGCCGTTGGCTATTCTCCCAATGGTATAACGCGTAATGCCAGACGTACCGAGTCACGGACGATCCTGGTGATTGTGCCCAATATTTGCGATCCTTTTTTCAGCGAGATAATACGGGGCATTGAAGTTGTGGCGGCTGATCGGGGCTATCTGGTACTGATTGGCGATTGCGCCCACCAGACATGCCATGAGCAATCCTTTTTGAATTTAATCATGACCCGCCAGGTCGATGGCATGATCATGCTGGGTTCGCAGCTACCGTTTGAAAGTACACCCGAAGAACGCCAAAATCTGCCGCCCATGGTAATGGCAAATGAGTTTGCCCCGGAACTTGAGCTGCCCTCGGTGCATATCGATAATCTGACCGCCGCGTTTGAAGCCGTCAATCATCTCCTCAAGCTGGGGCACAGCCGAATTGCCTGCATTGCAGGCCCACATGATATGCCACTTTGCCAGTATCGTTTACAGGGATACATTCAGGCACTGCAGCGTCATGGCATTGTGGCGGAACCACGCTATATTGCACGGGTTGACTTCACTTTTGATGCAGGTGCCACCGCAATGAAACAACTAATGGCGCTTCCTGCACCACCAGACGCCCTGTTTTGTCACAGCGACATTCTGGCGTTGGGTGCAATGGCCCAGGCAAAAAATATGGGCTTACGCATTCCCCAAGATTTGTCTCTGATTGGCTTTGACGATATTGAGCTGTCCCGTTACAGCGACCCACCGTTGACTACCGTCATCCAGCCGCGATTTAACATTGGCCGTGAGGCAATGAGCCTTCTTCTTGAGCAACTGCAAGGGAAAATGGTCAGTAATGGTTCACGCCTGCTGGATTTTGAACTTAAAATTCGCGGCAGTACGGCCCCGGTGCTTCGCCCCAGGCGTTGACAACACAAAGCAGAGATGATCGGGCTGAAATTCACATTCAGTAGATTCTTAATGGTATCGCCGCTGGTCAAAGCTCCAGCCCTTGAGTAACATGGCGAGCTGGCCGACGGGTACGCCAGCACTGATTGATTTTTCCGGCCTCACTTTTTACTGTTTATTAGCGGAACGATAGTGGCACAAAAAGATTATGTAAGCCGCGGGCGCTCAACAGGGACGCGGCGCAAAAAAACCAACAGTCGCAGTAAGAAGCGGAGTGGTGGCTCAGGCGTATCAAAAATTATGGTGGTACTTGCCGCCGCAGTCCTGGTGACCTTTGTCGGAGGACTGTGGTTTATCGCCCATCATAAAAAAGAAGAGGCGGTCGTCATACCTGATCATAAAACTCCGGGCAACGGCTTGCCGCCGAAACCTGAAGAACGCTGGCGCTATATCAAAGAGCTGGAGAACCGCCAGATCGCTGTGCCAACGCCTACAGAACCTTCGGCAGGGGGCCAAATCCATTCGCAAACTCAACTCACCAACGAGCAGCGTCAGCTGCTTGAGCAGATGCAGGCGGATATACGTCAACAGCCTACGAAACTGAATGAGGTGCCGTGGAATGAGCAGACGCCGGCACAGCGCCAGCAAACTCTGCAACACACGCAGCAAAGCGAATTGCAGCAGCAACCGCGCCAACAACAGCCAGTGCATAGCCCGGCGCCAGCTCAACAGGCGCATATGCTGCCGCAAAACCGAACCGAACAGGCCGCGCCCATTACGCGAGAACCGGTTCATCAGGTGGCCGTTCAGCCGCAAATAACACCATCGCCAAAAGACGAAAAAAAGCCGAAAGAGAAGATCCAGAACTGGATGGTACAATGTGGTTCTTTCAAAGGAACCGATCAGGCAGAATCTGTCCGGGCACAGCTGGCCTTCGAAGGATTTGAAAGCCGTATCACTGCCGGTGGTGGTTGGAATCGTGTGGTTATTGGGCCGATGAGCAGCCGCCTTGCCGTCGACAGCGCCCTGAAGAGGCTGCGCGGCTCAGGCCACACAAATTGCATTCCCCTCGCAACCTGGGGTTGAAACCCTTCAAATCTCCCCCACATCTGTTTGCATCGACAAAACCCCGCTGCCTGACTGCGGGGACATTTTTCTGAATGCAAAAAGGGATCTGCCCGTGACAACAATTGTAAGTGTTCGACGCAACGGCCAGGTAGTCATTGGCGGTGATGGCCAGGCTACTCTCGGCAACACCGTCATGAAAGGCAACGTCAAAAAAGTGCGTCGTCTTTATAATGACAAAGTCATTGCCGGTTTTGCTGGCGGAACAGCAGATGCTTTTACCCTGTTTGAACTGTTTGAACGTAAGCTGGAAATGCATCAAGGACATTTGGTGAAGGCCGCTGTTGAGCTGGCGAAGGACTGGCGCACTGATCGCATGCTGCGCAAGCTGGAAGCACTGTTAGCCGTGGCGGACGAAAACGCCTCTCTGATTATTACGGGGAATGGTGACGTTATTCAGCCTGAAAACGACCTGATTGCTATTGGTTCTGGCGGACCTTACGCACAGGCAGCAGCACGTGCGCTGTTGGAGAATACCGAGATCGGGGCACGCGAAATCGTGGAAAAAGCGCTGGGTATTGCAGGCGATATCTGCATCTATACCAACCACAATCTCACCATCGAAGAATTATCGTCTAAAGCATAAGGACTTAACTATGTCTGCAATGACTCCGCGCGAAATCGTTAGCGAGCTGAACAAATTTATCATTGGCCAGGATAGCGCCAAACGCGCCGTTGCCATCGCCCTGCGTAACCGCTGGCGTCGTATGCAGCTGGATGAAGAGTTGCGCTACGAAGTCACACCTAAAAATATCCTGATGATCGGCCCGACCGGTGTGGGTAA from Erwinia tracheiphila harbors:
- the metJ gene encoding met regulon transcriptional regulator MetJ, producing the protein MAEWNGEYISPYAEHGKKSEQVKKITVSIPLKVLKILTDERTRRQVNNLRHATNSELLCEAFLHAFTGQPLPDDVDLRKERSDEIPEGAKAIMRQMGVDPDTWEY
- the rpmE gene encoding 50S ribosomal protein L31; amino-acid sequence: MKKGIHPNYVDVTAKCSCGNEIKTRSTVGHDLNLDVCGSCHPFYTGKQRDVATGGRVDRFNKRFSLPGSKK
- the priA gene encoding primosomal protein N' → MRVVQVALPIPLARSFDYLLPPHLSVATTGVRVSVPFGTRKATGIVVSITEHSDLPSEQLKTVDDVLDNRSLFSPSLWRILLWAADYYHYPLGEVLFHAIPVLLRQGKPAQEAPLWQWYISETGKATAPESLKRTPKQQKALAVLRQKNLWRHEVRQHDISDTVLLSLRAKGLCDLQPAQITREDWRSNYSVKGERLRLNTEQATAVGAIRSEDNQFTAWLLAGITGSGKTEVYLNALENILAKGSQALVLVPEIGLTPQTIARFRERFNAPIDVLHSGLNNSERLAVWLRAYNGETAIVIGTRSALFTPFARLGVIIIDEEHDSSYKQQEGWRYQARDLAVFRAQQENIPVVMGTATPALETLQNVKLGKYRQLNLCKRAGNACQATQQLIDLKGVKLEGGLSPMLLRKIGLHLKAGNQVLLFLNRRGFSPAMLCHECGWIAECQRCDRYYTLHQHQRQLRCHHCDSQRPVPHQCPQCGSTHLMPVGLGTEQLEQNLSQLFPDVPLTRIDRDTTSRKGALEQQLADVNRGGSRILVGTQMLAKGHHFPDVTLVSLLDVDGALFSADFRSAERFAQLYTQVAGRAGRAGKQGEVLLQTHHPDHPLLQTLLHQGYDAFAQQALTERKTVFLPPFTSHALFRSDDHDNQQAPLFLQQLRNLLETSPLKDDAFWLMGPIPAIQPKRSGRYRWQLLLQHPSRGHLQRLIKLTLPLMSTLPQAKKVKWTLDVDPTEN
- the cytR gene encoding DNA-binding transcriptional regulator CytR, translated to MRDVAKKAGVSTATVSRTLMNPDKVSAATRQKVEEAVIAVGYSPNGITRNARRTESRTILVIVPNICDPFFSEIIRGIEVVAADRGYLVLIGDCAHQTCHEQSFLNLIMTRQVDGMIMLGSQLPFESTPEERQNLPPMVMANEFAPELELPSVHIDNLTAAFEAVNHLLKLGHSRIACIAGPHDMPLCQYRLQGYIQALQRHGIVAEPRYIARVDFTFDAGATAMKQLMALPAPPDALFCHSDILALGAMAQAKNMGLRIPQDLSLIGFDDIELSRYSDPPLTTVIQPRFNIGREAMSLLLEQLQGKMVSNGSRLLDFELKIRGSTAPVLRPRR
- the ftsN gene encoding cell division protein FtsN, which translates into the protein MAQKDYVSRGRSTGTRRKKTNSRSKKRSGGSGVSKIMVVLAAAVLVTFVGGLWFIAHHKKEEAVVIPDHKTPGNGLPPKPEERWRYIKELENRQIAVPTPTEPSAGGQIHSQTQLTNEQRQLLEQMQADIRQQPTKLNEVPWNEQTPAQRQQTLQHTQQSELQQQPRQQQPVHSPAPAQQAHMLPQNRTEQAAPITREPVHQVAVQPQITPSPKDEKKPKEKIQNWMVQCGSFKGTDQAESVRAQLAFEGFESRITAGGGWNRVVIGPMSSRLAVDSALKRLRGSGHTNCIPLATWG
- the hslV gene encoding ATP-dependent protease subunit HslV → MTTIVSVRRNGQVVIGGDGQATLGNTVMKGNVKKVRRLYNDKVIAGFAGGTADAFTLFELFERKLEMHQGHLVKAAVELAKDWRTDRMLRKLEALLAVADENASLIITGNGDVIQPENDLIAIGSGGPYAQAAARALLENTEIGAREIVEKALGIAGDICIYTNHNLTIEELSSKA